A genomic segment from Aspergillus puulaauensis MK2 DNA, chromosome 1, nearly complete sequence encodes:
- a CDS encoding uncharacterized protein (COG:S;~EggNog:ENOG410PSFK;~InterPro:IPR035896,IPR000058;~PFAM:PF01428;~go_function: GO:0008270 - zinc ion binding [Evidence IEA]), whose amino-acid sequence MAPRKPRCNFKECKEAAQRIVGDCSFCNGHFCSKHRMLEAHSCTGLEDCKKESHARNADKLNNERTQVIKGV is encoded by the coding sequence ATGGCTCCGCGCAAGCCTCGTTGCAATTTCAAGGAGTGCAAGGAAGCTGCCCAACGCATCGTCGGCGACTGCAGTTTCTGCAACGGCCACTTCTGCTCCAAACACCGGATGCTGGAAGCTCACTCGTGCACCGGTCTCGAGGACTGCAAGAAGGAATCCCACGCCCGGAATGCCGATAAACTCAACAATGAGCGGACTCAAGTCATTAAGGGGGTATAA
- the TUB4 gene encoding gamma-tubulin mipA (COG:Z;~EggNog:ENOG410PFDU;~InterPro:IPR023123,IPR002454,IPR008280,IPR036525, IPR037103,IPR000217,IPR018316,IPR003008,IPR017975;~PFAM:PF03953,PF00091;~go_component: GO:0000930 - gamma-tubulin complex [Evidence IEA];~go_component: GO:0005874 - microtubule [Evidence IEA];~go_function: GO:0003924 - GTPase activity [Evidence IEA];~go_function: GO:0005525 - GTP binding [Evidence IEA];~go_process: GO:0007017 - microtubule-based process [Evidence IEA];~go_process: GO:0007020 - microtubule nucleation [Evidence IEA];~go_process: GO:0031122 - cytoplasmic microtubule organization [Evidence IEA]), translated as MPREIITLQAGQCGNNVGSQFWQQLCLEHGISQDGNLEEFATEGGDRKDVFFYQSDDTRYIPRAILLDLEPRVLHGIQSGPYKNIYNPENFFIGQQGIGAGNNWGAGYAAGEVVQEEVFDMIDREADGSDSLEGFMFLHSIAGGTGSGLGSFILERMNDRFPKKLIQTYSVFPDTQAADVVVNPYNSLLAMRRLTQNADSVVVLDNAALSRIVADRLHVQEPSFQQTNQLVSTVMSASTTPLRYPGYMHNDLVGIIASLIPTPRSHFLLTSYTPFTGDNIDQAKTVRKTTVLDVMRRLLQPKNRMVSINPSKSSCYISILNIIQGEADPTDVHKSLLRIRERRLASFIPWGPASIQVALTKKSPYIQNTHRVSGLMLANHTSVATLFKRIVQQYDRLRKRNAFLEQYKKEAPFQDGLDEFDEARAVVMDLVGEYEAAERENYLDPEAGKEELGV; from the exons ATGCCCAG GGAGATCATCACACTTCAAGCCGGCCAGTGCGGCAACAACG TGGGGAGTCAATTCTGGCAACAGCTATGCCTGGAGCACGGGATAAGTCAAGATGGAAATCTGGAGGAGTTTGCGACAGAAGGCGGTGATCGCAAGGATGTGTTCTTCTACCAG AGTGATGATACACGATACATTCCCCGAGCGATCTTACTGGACTTAGAACCGAGG GTTTTGCATGGCATTCAATCTGGCCCATACAAGAACATCTACAACCCGGAAAACTTCTTTATCGGACAGCAGGGTATTGGTGCTGGAAATAACTGGGGTGCTGGATATGCCGCTGGGGAGGTCGTCCAGGAGGAGGTTTTCGACATGATTGATCGGGAAGCGGATGGGAGTGACTCTCTAGAG GGTTTCATGTTTCTACACTCGATCGCAGGAGGAACTGGTTCTGGACTGGGAAGCTTCATCCTGGAGCGCATGAACGACCGATTCCCAAAGAAATTGATCCAAACATACTCCGTTTTCCCCGATACACAGGCTGCAGATGTCGTGGTCAACCCGTATAATAGTCTTCTCGCCATGCGACGACTGACGCAGAATGCTGACTCTGTT GTTGTCTTGGATAATGCTGCCCTCTCACGAATCGTCGCCGACAGACTGCACGTGCAAGAACCCTCGTTTCAGCAAACCAACCAACTC GTATCTACTGTTATGTCCGCTTCTACAACCCCCCTTCGATACCCGGGCTATATGCATAATGACCTTGTCGGGATCATAGCCTCTCTAATTCCCACGCCACGCAGCCACTTCCTCCTTACCTCATACACACCTTTCACAGGAGATAATATCGACCAAGCCAAGACGGTCCGGAAAACAACAGTCCTAGATGTCATGCGTCGTCTTTTACAGCCCAAGAACCGGATGGTCTCGATCAACCCTAGCAAGTCCAGCTGCTACATCAGTatcctcaacatcatccagggAGAGGCGGACCCAACAGATGTGCACAAATCGCTACTACGTATCCGTGAGCGACGTCTGGCGTCGTTCATCCCCTGGGGCCCCGCTAGCATCCAGGTTGCTCTTACTAAGAAATCGCCATACATCCAGAACACACATCGTGTCAGTGGTCTAATGCTAGCGAACCACACATCGGTTGCTACGTTGTTCAAACGAATCGTCCAACAATATGACCGCCTACGAAAACGAAACGCTTTCTTAGAACAATATAAGAAAGAAGCTCCATTCCAAGACGGCCTCGACGAATTCGACGAAGCCCGAGCAGTGGTGATGGATCTCGTTGGAGAATACGAAGCGGCAGAGAGAGAAAACTACCTGGACCCAGAGGCGGGTAAGGAGGAGCTCGGAGTATGA
- a CDS encoding aspartate/glutamate racemase family protein (COG:E;~EggNog:ENOG410PPX2;~InterPro:IPR015942;~PFAM:PF01177;~go_function: GO:0036361 - racemase activity, acting on amino acids and derivatives [Evidence IEA];~go_process: GO:0006807 - nitrogen compound metabolic process [Evidence IEA]), with the protein MATVSGPRFSILVINPNTSTHMTSALVPILENLGYTDVQFDYFTAPQSESVTLPDGRVIHGISSINSGEDSVLSALHCRPFVEPLVPKYDAFLVACYSAHPLVGMLREAIDKLEDAALLELGPTASTKKKYVTGIFEGSIVASLSLVSSFQLTWDGGFGKSQAKDTFGIVTTGSSWKAELTNAVSDMLVNSGDKTPSNRFTGVETTGLTAVELHTTQPEEVRRRIIEATERLIKVNPRPVSAICLGCAGMAGMEEAVREGCIKAYGRKQGSRVKIVDGVVSGAGMLVTACKAGF; encoded by the coding sequence ATGGCGACAGTGAGTGGTCCACGATTCTCAATCTTGgtcatcaaccccaacacctCTACTCATATGACAAGTGCCCTGGTCCCCATCTTGGAAAACCTCGGGTACACCGACGTCCAGTTCGACTACTTCACAGCTCCACAGTCTGAATCTGTTACACTTCCCGATGGGCGAGTCATCCACGGCATCTCTAGCATAAACTCGGGCGAAGACTCAGTCCTATCAGCCCTCCACTGCAGGCCATTTGTGGAACCGTTGGTCCCAAAGTACGATGCTTTTCTCGTCGCATGCTATTCAGCCCACCCCCTCGTTGGAATGCTCAGAGAGGCCATCGATAAGCTAGAAGATGCAGCTTTATTGGAGCTCGGGCCAACCGCAAGTACCAAAAAGAAGTACGTGACGGGTATCTTTGAAGGAAGCATCGTGGCTTCGCTATCACTGGTCAGCTCTTTCCAACTCACATGGGATGGAGGGTTTGGCAAATCGCAAGCTAAGGACACATTTGGTATTGTCACTACTGGGAGTAGTTGGAAGGCTGAGCTCACCAATGCTGTTTCGGACATGCTCGTCAACTCCGGTGATAAAACCCCCTCTAATAGGTTCACTGGTGTGGAAACAACTGGGCTCACGGCCGTCGAGCTCCATACCACCCAACCTGAAGAAGTACGACGAAGGATTATCGAGGCCACCGAGCGGCTGATCAAAGTAAACCCACGCCCTGTTAGTGCTATCTGCCTAGGATGCGCTGGTATGGCCGGCATGGAGGAAGCGGTTCGAGAGGGCTGTATCAAGGCATACGGTCGAAAGCAAGGTAGCCGTGTGAAGATAGTCGACGGCGTTGTTTCTGGTGCCGGTATGCTTGTGACGGCATGCAAAGCTGGTTTCTAG
- a CDS encoding aldo/keto reductase family protein (COG:C;~EggNog:ENOG410PM5J;~InterPro:IPR020471,IPR036812,IPR023210;~PFAM:PF00248;~go_function: GO:0016491 - oxidoreductase activity [Evidence IEA];~go_process: GO:0055114 - oxidation-reduction process [Evidence IEA]), whose product MPLIAQNPVPRTILGLMTYGTDESAGARITSLDEFNKHLDYIQQQGFNEVDTARLYIGGAQEAFTAQAKWKERGLKLATKVYPTAPGVHKPDVLRERFETSLKELGTDQVDIFYLHAPDRSVPFAETLEAVNELHKEGKFVQLGLSNFTAFELAEVVTLCNERGWVRPTIFQAMYNAITRSIETELIPACKRYGIEIVVYNPLAGGIFSGKYKTKDIPAEGRYSDKSKSGAMYRKRYFRDATFDALAVIEPVVQKHGLTLPETALRWVHHHSKLNVDDGRDGIIIGVSSFAQLESNLRDVQKGPLPEEVVEALDNAWLIAKPTTPDYWHLDLKYTYNTQEALFKPKPKV is encoded by the exons ATGCCCCTCATCGCTCAGAACCCAGTCCCAAGGACAATCCTTGGGTTAATGACCTACGGTACAGACGAGTCAGCAGGCGCTCGTATCACATCGTTGGATGAGTTCAACAAGCACTTGGACTATATTCAGCAACAAGGCTTCAACGAAGTCGATACCGCACGTCTCTATATTGGCGGAGCGCAGGAAGCTTTCACGGCCCAGGCAAAATGGAAGGAGCGAGGTTTAAAACTGGCAACCAAGGTCTACCCAACAGCTCCTGGTGTCCATAAACCCGATGTTCTCCGTGAGAGATTCGAGACATCCCTTAAGGAATTGGGGACAGACCAGGTTGATATCTTCTACTTGCATGCGCCTGACCGGTCTGTTCCATTTGCCGAGACATTAGAAGCCGTTAACGAGTTGCATAAAGAGGGCAAGTTTGTGCAACTAGGGTTGAGTAATTTCACAGCGTTTGAACTCGCAGAAGTTGTCACTCTTTGCAATGAGAGGGGCTGGGTACGACCGACAATTTTCCAGGCAATGTATAACGCGATCA CACGTTCAATTGAAACCGAGTTAATTCCTGCCTGCAAGCGCTACGGCATCGAAATAGTCGTTTACAATCCCCTTGCTGGTGGAATTTTCTCTGGCAAATACAAGACGAAGGATATTCCCGCAGAGGGCCGATATAGCGACAAGTCTAAGAGTGGTGCAATGTATAGGAAACGTTATTTCCGGGATGCCACCTTCGATGCCTTGGCCGTCATCGAACCCGTGGTACAGAAACATGGGCTTACACTGCCTGAGACTGCGCTGCGTTGGGTTCACCACCACTCCAAGCTCAACGTCGACGATGGCCGGGACGGAATCATCATTGGCGTGAGCAGCTTTGCCCAGTTAGAAAGCAATCTCAGAGATGTGCAAAAAGGGCCTCTTCcagaggaggttgttgaagcacTAGATAATGCGTGGTTAATCGCAAAACCGACAACTCCAGATTACTGGCATCTGGACCTCAAATACACATACAACACCCAGGAGGCGTTGTTCAAACCAAAGCCTAAGGTTTAG
- a CDS encoding DMT family transporter (COG:S;~EggNog:ENOG410PJMY;~InterPro:IPR000620,IPR026505;~PFAM:PF16965;~TransMembrane:10 (i76-100o112-131i177-198o210-227i236-252o272-288i309-328o348-369i376-395o401-424i);~go_component: GO:0016020 - membrane [Evidence IEA];~go_component: GO:0016021 - integral component of membrane [Evidence IEA]) translates to MEMSMAHTSMHGPFDGRSRQPLLDSEQQGRMSASSFRGGDAEGRPMLHHSRRSTMRSKSPEGSADALAKQQTRQKYYIASGFLLLSLASFVVQTETAVYIQHDLGWDKPYCMLYLTHGSWSLLWPVQLLILRLQKRGLSWEAFWRRHVYLLWTTGQMVESQDLHLTSRETHRSPIPYLLKTTAFVTSALTIAGGSWYVAVNQTTASDLTAIYNCSAFFAYAFSIPLLKEKLRLDKVLSVGVAIVGVLIVAYGDGDEDDGTGKDEGRHGATRLVGNLIIGVGSVLYGLYEVLYKRYACPPEGTSAGRSMIFANTYGSLIGLFTLLVLWIPLPVLHILGLETFRWPTGEAAWMLIISVIANATFSGSFLVLISLTSPVLSSVAALLTIFLVAIVDWLRTGHPLAKSSIAGGVLIMVAFFLLSWSTYREMNEERKKNIEQDAASSDTDE, encoded by the exons ATGGAGATGTCCATGGCTCACACAAGCATGCATGGGCCCTTCGACGGCCGGTCCCGTCAACCGCTGCTAGATAGTGAGCAGCAAGGACGAATGTCGGCCAGCAGTTTTAGGGGTGGTGACGCAGAAGGCAGGCCTATGCTTCACCATTCGAGACGGTCGACAATGCGAAGTAAAAGTCCAGAGGGCAGTGCAGATGCTCTTGCGAAACAGCAGACTCGACAAAAATATTATATCGCATCGGGGTTTTTACTGCTAAGTTTGGCGAGCTTCGTGGTTCAGACGGAGACGGCTGTGTACATTCAACATGACCTGGGGTGGGACAAACCGTATTGCATGCT GTACCTTACTCACGGTTCCTGGTCCCTGCTCTGGCCAGTGCAACTCCTGATACTTCGACTGCAGAAACGAGGGCTTTCGTGGGAAGCTTTCTGGCGCCGCCATGTGTATCTGCTTTGGACCACGGGTCAGATGGTGGAATCTCAGGACCTGCACCTAACATCCCGCGAAACTCACCGGTCTCCAATTCCCTACCTCCTCAAGACAACAGCATTTGTGACAAGTGCACTTACGATAGCCGGCGGTTCTTGGTATGTTGCGGTCAACCAGACCACTGCCAGTGATTTGACGGCGATTTACAACTGTTCTGCCTTCTTTGCCTATGCATTTTCGATTCCGCTTCTCAAGGAAAAGCTACGACTAGATAAGGTGTTATCCGTGGGCGTGGCTATTGTAGGGGTACTTATTGTCGCatatggagatggagacgaagatgatggaaCAGGCAAGGACGAAGGAAGACACGGTGCTACTAGACTTGTGGGAAATCTTATTATTGGTGTCGGTAGCGTGCTTTATGGTTTGTACGAGGTGCTGTACAAGAGGTACGCCTGTCCTCCAGAGGGAACCAGTGCTGGCCGAAGCATGATCTTCGCCAATACCTACGGCAGCCTTATCGGGTTATTTACCCTACTTGTCCTTTGGATTCCACTGCCAGTTCTCCACATTCTCGGGCTGGAGACATTCCGGTGGCCGACCGGCGAGGCCGCGTGGATGCTGATAATATCAGTTATTGCCAATGCTA CTTTCTCCGGGTCCTTCCTAGTTTTGATCTCTCTTACTTCACCTGTTCTCTCATCTGTCGCGGCCCTTCTCACTATTTTCCTCGTCGCAATCGTCGACTGGCTTCGAACAGGCCACCCGCTCGCGAAGTCCTCTATTGCCGGTGGTGTCTTAATTATGGTAGCGTTCTTCCTCCTAAGTTGGAGTACCTATCGGGAGATGAACGAGGAACGAAAAAAGAACATCGAGCAAGACGCCGCCTCGTCCGACACCGATGAATAA